GGTGATCGCCCCGCCAAACAAGAATGGCTCAACCGCAGTAAAAGCACCGCGATCTAACAGTATCTCAACCACCGTTTGGACATTTCCCCAATTGGCCTGGGCCATTTCTGTCTCCAAAAGCGCCGCTAGCTCTGTGCTTTCTGTATTTTTGAGGGCCGTATTCGTGAGCCGAACAATGCCAGGGCTAGCACTGGGATCTAATTCCTCGGGGACAGACCGCTGTAAATGTTGCCCGAGCAGAATTCCCCCTGTGGCGATCGCCAAAATTAAACCGAAACCCAGAATAGAAGTGCGGCGGGTCAAAACTTTGCGTTCTGGCGCTACGGCTGGTTTACTGACCGGAAGAGAGGATGATTCTGGAGTCACAAAGAAAGTTTTATCCGGTACATTGGCAAAAATATCCTGGATAAATGTCAAATCTTCCTCCGGATCGGGATCAACCCTAGTGAGCCAAGGTAAATCCATGTCTAGATTTTGTTGGTTAGTTTTGGTTGGGGCGGCCTGGTCATGTGCCGGGAGCTGGCGGCGTAAAAATTGTACATGCTCATATTCGGCTCCCATGAACATCGCTTCCCAGGGGAGAAACCACAAAATCCCCGGTGGCAAAGCCAAGGTTACTTGAATGGGTAGATGATCGGTTTGGGCGATCGCCAGAGTATCTTCCCATTGGTCCCGGATATCCCCCACAAATAGAGCCTCGAATAAAATGTCGCCCCAGGTTTCTAAGGGGTAGTCGCCCCAAGTGGCAAGCCATTGCTCCGGTTGCCAAGTGACAACCGCGAGGGTCGGTTCCGCATCCAAGGCGATCGCCAATTCCAACTGCAGTTGATACTGATGATCGTTCAGGGCCAAAATAGACAGTTGAAAACAGTGGGACGACATATGGGTTTTGAGGCCAGGGGATATGTTTCCTGAATATAAAACAGGGGAAATTGTTTCCAGTTTTTGCTCGCTGAGGCACAAGCTTTAGCCGTGGTCGCAGAGAGGGTTTGTCTTGCCAACAGGATTAGCCGAGTTCCTGTAACTTTGTCACTAAATCTGCCTGGGCAATCACATAAACACCCCGAATTTTTTTGTGGGAAACCGCTAACTGTGCCCTCGTGAAAACCAGCAGGGGTGTGACAAAGTCTAGTTTCTTCCGTTCTCGCACCTGGAGTGCTTGTTTCATCACAATTTGCAAAAAATCCTTTTTAAAAGGGTAAATCGTCCGTCCCATTCGGCGGCAGAGGCGATGATCTTGAAAAATAATAGTCCCTTTATGGGATTTCACATCAATCACATAGGTTTTTTGTTGGGGCGAAACACAAATCACATCGGCATCCCCGAGGCCATGGTCTAGGCGCATCCCGTATTCAAAAGCCCAGCCCTTGGGTTCTAATTCTTTCAAAATTTCTGCAACTTTTTCCTCAGCCCTAGCCCCCTGCACAGCTCGGTTAGCGGCTTGCCAGAGATCTAAACCCCGAAAAATAAATCCTAAGGCGCCAAAGGCGGCGATCGCCACGATCACAATGGCCGCAATAAACCCCAGGCCAATCGCCAAAACAGGAAACATAAACACCACCAAAATCGGCAGCCCCACTGCTGCCCCAAAAGCCCGCCAAGATTGGACCCGACGCTGGAAAGCCAAACGACGTACATTTTGACCCGCTGGTTTAGGGGAAGACGCAACCATAACTAACTAGCCCAGATAAGTTTCAAGCTACAAACATCCCAAAAAGTCGTTATCCTAAAGCTGGAATTTTGTTTTCCTTTGCTCACTATTTTGTCTTAGATCCCATGGAAAAACTCGCTCACACCCAATATCCAATTCATCCTCTCCTCCGTCAACGGTTTAGCACCCTGGCCTTCGCTGGCGATCGCCCCGTGGAAACAGACAAAATCGGCAGCCTTTTAGAAGCCGCTCGTTGGGCTTCTTCTTGCTTTAATGAACAGCCTTGGCGATTCTTGATTGCTACAAAAGCTGACCCTGTTGCCTATGGCAAAATGTTAGACTGCCTCGTGGAAACAAACCAAGCTTGGGCGAAAAATGCCTATATTTTGATGATTTCTGTGGGCAAATCGAACTTTACCCGCAATGATAACCCGAATCCCTACGGAATGTATGATGTGGGCCAAGCCTTGGGTAATTTGACGATTCAAGCAGAATCCATGGGTCTGCGAGTCCGTCAAATGGGTGGTTTTGATAAAGAAAAAGCCCGCACGGTTTACCAAATCCCCATAGGCTTTGAGCCCGCTGCAGCGGTGGCAATTGGTTATCCCGGCGATCCTACGACCCTCCCAGAGGCTCTCCGAGAACGGGAAGAAGGTCCCCGCAGCCGTAAGCCTCTAACAGAAATTACCTTTACCCAAACCTGGGGGCATTCCTATTTTTAGTGCGTTTCAAAAATGTAAGATGACGACATCCTCCCCTTGAAATTTCCTTGAAGACACTAGGGGAGGATCTCTTACCTCTAAGACGATAATGATGAACTGTCGCTTAGATTTATCAGGCAAATAAAGGCACCACCAGAGCGAAGAGAATTCCCCCAGCAACGAAAATTTCTAAGACTTGCAATACTCCGGTGTTCTGTTTTTTCTTGAAGCTCTTGAGCCATTGTTGGGGGCGATCGCCTTCCCGCCAAACCACACTCACCATGGAAGTTAAAAGGGGAACACCGCCAACCTTTACCCCCAACAATAGATGTAAAGCAACGGCCCCAAGCATAACGACCCAAGCCACAAGGTGCATCACATAGGCTTTGTGGTCAATTTCCCCCGCTGGGAGCCATTCTTCCTTCATCATTCGGCCGGTGACCACCGCGAAAGTTGCTGCCAAAAGCATCGCTGTATTGGCTAAACGATGGAGCGCGACCCACCCCGCCGGTTTCCCCACCATGGCCAATTGACCCAGGGAGTTGGGTTGCAACAAACGGCGATCGCCCAAGCGAAAACTATACAAGGCAAATAAAGGAAACAGAAGAAAGAATGTGATGGCAATCGTGCCATGGAACCCTTGCATATCGCCCACTTCAGGCAAGCCCAGAGCACCCCAACGCCCATCATAGAGATCATAGACCCAAAAACCTGTACCCAATGCCAAAAGCACCAGACAGGCGACTAAACCGTGTAGAACGCGCAATAAAAGAGGTTGGTAGGGTTTTGTCTGCAGCGTCATGTTCGTTAGGAGAAATTACAGATTGATTTTAAGTTGCTAGGAGAATACCCTAAAACAATTGCGCTTTCTGGATTTTATTCAGTTCTAAGGAACTAAATAAAAGACTTTTTTTGCAAACGCTCCTCGGATTATCGCAGCGCAGACTTTGGCAAAGGCAAGGGCCCCCGATAACGCATTACCTCATGGGCAGTGCTTTTATTTCCCGACGGCTGGTCTGCCAACAACACGTTGCGAATGAAGCGAGCTGCCACCCGTTGTAACAAACCCTCAGCGATTTTTTGCCCCAGTTGCTGGGTTTCTGGTTTCATCAGCACTTTCGGAATGAGGGGCAGAATAAACATTGGGTCGAAGTCCGGCGTTTCCTGCAAGATACGCCAGATATTTTGAATATGGACCAAATTAGCGCGGTCTTCCGCTCCCATTGTCCCAGAACGACTTTGGATTGGCTTTTGGCCCAGTTGTTCCTGCAATAGGCTTGTGATGTTCTGGAATGTGTTGCGTCCTAGAACATCCACCGATTGAATAATTTCTTCAGCGAGGCGTTCACGGATAAATTCCCCCCGCTCTGAAAAGATATAGTCGATACCTTGGTTAACAGCCCCCTTAAGGTCGTATTCTGCCGAATCTTTAGCGTTATTCAGCAGATTTTCCAAACGATTCCACCGAAAA
The nucleotide sequence above comes from [Synechococcus] sp. NIES-970. Encoded proteins:
- a CDS encoding hypothetical protein (conserved hypothetical protein), with amino-acid sequence MSSHCFQLSILALNDHQYQLQLELAIALDAEPTLAVVTWQPEQWLATWGDYPLETWGDILFEALFVGDIRDQWEDTLAIAQTDHLPIQVTLALPPGILWFLPWEAMFMGAEYEHVQFLRRQLPAHDQAAPTKTNQQNLDMDLPWLTRVDPDPEEDLTFIQDIFANVPDKTFFVTPESSSLPVSKPAVAPERKVLTRRTSILGFGLILAIATGGILLGQHLQRSVPEELDPSASPGIVRLTNTALKNTESTELAALLETEMAQANWGNVQTVVEILLDRGAFTAVEPFLFGGAITPDNANATIAFLRGRYLWQTTLGSTGTGVAMATSEMAIAPAQAQWERGLTYQPNNPESLMALGFAHYVRGEYEIANEYWYRALSAPPSLALPPPAQAQIYAGLALGMYQIAQTQGDPEQEIFFGKAQKLRAIALDLDPTHLQPQVLKGQWLWNAETIATWQNLLTLAPEG
- a CDS encoding hypothetical protein (conserved hypothetical membrane protein) yields the protein MTLQTKPYQPLLLRVLHGLVACLVLLALGTGFWVYDLYDGRWGALGLPEVGDMQGFHGTIAITFFLLFPLFALYSFRLGDRRLLQPNSLGQLAMVGKPAGWVALHRLANTAMLLAATFAVVTGRMMKEEWLPAGEIDHKAYVMHLVAWVVMLGAVALHLLLGVKVGGVPLLTSMVSVVWREGDRPQQWLKSFKKKQNTGVLQVLEIFVAGGILFALVVPLFA
- a CDS encoding nitroreductase family protein, with amino-acid sequence MEKLAHTQYPIHPLLRQRFSTLAFAGDRPVETDKIGSLLEAARWASSCFNEQPWRFLIATKADPVAYGKMLDCLVETNQAWAKNAYILMISVGKSNFTRNDNPNPYGMYDVGQALGNLTIQAESMGLRVRQMGGFDKEKARTVYQIPIGFEPAAAVAIGYPGDPTTLPEALREREEGPRSRKPLTEITFTQTWGHSYF